The region TTCTCTGCCGGCTGATTCCCCCCCAATGCCCCTTTGAGCGCGATATTATCCTCTTTGGTCGCAAGATTGTCCATATTCCCCCCCTCTGTAAACTCAATCCCCTTTATGATCAATTAGTGGGGTTGCGCTTCCGCGCGCTCACCTATTTGGCCGATGAGTGTGGTGAAGACATTACCCCCTACTGTTAGATGGTGCGGACCTGTTTAGATGCCAAACCCCAAAAAACCGAAAATTGCCTTTGCCCACCTTGGTTGTGATAAGAACCGCGTGGATACGGAGCACATGATTGGTCTTCTGGCCGCAGCGGGCTATGGGGTGGGTACGGATGAAACCGAAGCCGACTACGTCATTGTTAACACCTGTAGCTTTATTCAAGCCGCCCGCGAAGAGTCGGTGCGCACCCTAGTCGAGCTGGCGGAGGCCAATAAAAAAATTGTCATCACAGGCTGCTTAGCCCAGCATTTTCAAGGGGAACTGTTGGCGGAGCTTCCTGAGGCAGTGGCCGTTGTCGGCAGTGGCGACTACCAGCACATTGTGGAGGTCATTGAGCGCGTAGAAAGGGGTGAGCGGGTGCAGCAAATTAGTGCCGTGCCCACCTACATTGCCGATGAAACCGTTCCCCGCTACCGCACCACACCGGCGCCTGTGGCCTACCTGCGGATTGCTGAGGGCTGTGACTATCGCTGTGCCTTTTGTATCATTCCCCATCTGCGGGGCAACCAGCGATCGCGCTCCCTTGAATCGATTGTTAGCGAAGCTCACCAGTTAGCGGCTGAAGGTGTCCAAGAAATCATCATTGTTTCCCAAATTACGACCAATTACGGCCTGGATCGTTATGGCCAACCCCAATTGGCGACTCTGATTCGCGCCCTCGGCGAAGTGGATGTGCCGTGGATTCGCCTGCACTATGCTTATCCCACTGGGCTAACCCCTGAGGTGATTGCAGCCATGCGGGAAACCCCCAACATCTTGCCCTATTTGGATTTGCCATTGCAACATTCCCATCCCGAAGTCCTACGGGCGATGAATCGCCCTTGGCAAGCAGGGGTTAACGATCGCCTAATTGAACGGCTGCGGCAGGAATTACCTGAAGCAGTGGTGCGCACGACCTTTATTGTGGGCTTTCCCGGTGAAACCGAGAGCCAGTTTGAGCATCTCTGCCAGTTTGTGCAGCGGCATGAATTTGACCATGTGGGGGTGTTTACCTACTCCCCTGAGGAGGGGACCGCTGCCTATGATCTGCCGCATCAGATTCCCGAGGAGATCAAAAGGGCGCGCCGCGATCGCCTCATGGAACTGCAACAACCCATTGCCCAGCGCAAAAATGCCGCT is a window of Thermosynechococcus vestitus BP-1 DNA encoding:
- the rimO gene encoding 30S ribosomal protein S12 methylthiotransferase RimO, with product MPNPKKPKIAFAHLGCDKNRVDTEHMIGLLAAAGYGVGTDETEADYVIVNTCSFIQAAREESVRTLVELAEANKKIVITGCLAQHFQGELLAELPEAVAVVGSGDYQHIVEVIERVERGERVQQISAVPTYIADETVPRYRTTPAPVAYLRIAEGCDYRCAFCIIPHLRGNQRSRSLESIVSEAHQLAAEGVQEIIIVSQITTNYGLDRYGQPQLATLIRALGEVDVPWIRLHYAYPTGLTPEVIAAMRETPNILPYLDLPLQHSHPEVLRAMNRPWQAGVNDRLIERLRQELPEAVVRTTFIVGFPGETESQFEHLCQFVQRHEFDHVGVFTYSPEEGTAAYDLPHQIPEEIKRARRDRLMELQQPIAQRKNAAEVGKIVPVLIEQENPQTGEFIGRSPRFAPEVDGVVYVKGAATLGTIVPVEITAADIYDLYGIIPASVRFYP